From Theileria annulata chromosome 1, complete sequence, *** SEQUENCING IN PROGRESS ***, one genomic window encodes:
- a CDS encoding uncharacterized protein (Tap404f10.p1c.C.cand.8 - score = 14.15), which yields MPSNNNNPPNIDVDVVKRLSQPSALYDEVVRYILSTVGCKLQNESTLRLVSHSAQIALEKFLEEAKSVQVSNRLNRADYEDNLSVLKQDIKELDYQAICETLQKYDPNVHNYNLFLEPNEKF from the exons atgcCTTCCAACAATAATAATCCCCCAAACATAGACGTTGATGTCGTTAAACGCTTGAGTCAGCCTTCAGCTCTCTACGACGAAGTTGTAAGGTACATTCTATCGACCGTCGGATGCAAATTACAAAATGAATCTACTCTAAGACTCGTATCGCATTCTGCCCAAATTGCTCTCGAGAAG TTTCTTGAAGAGGCCAAGAGCGTCCAGGTATCAAATAGGCTAAATAGAGCCGACTATGAAGACAATTTGAGTGTTTTAAAGCAGGACATTAAGGAACTCGACTACCAGGCGATTTGCGAAACGCTCCAAAAGTACGACCCTAACGTTCATAATTATAACCTTTTCCTTGAACCAAATGAAAAGTTCTAA
- a CDS encoding GTP-binding protein, putative (Tap404f10.p1c.C.cand.7 - score = 32.55;~SMART pfam:GTP1_OBG (PF01018) at aa 1-268, E()=2.40e-124; pfam:TGS (PF02824) at aa 287-365, E()=4.50e-33): MSIYQKIADIEAEMARTQKNKATNFHLGLLKAKLSKLRAQLIEGGGSKGGGAGEGFDVSKTGDARVGLVGFPSVGKSTLLNKLTGTFSEVADYEFTTLTCVPGVIKYKGSKIQLLDLPGIIEGAKDGKGRGKQVIAVARTCTLILVVLDAAKSMHHKKLLEKEMEGFGIRLNKSPPNITFTRKDKGGVSITHTVPLTNIDEEMIKSICHEYRISNASFVIRCDPTVDDIIDVIEGNRIYIPCLYVMNKIDQITIPELDILSQVPHYVPISAHHEWNLDSLLESIWKYLDLIRIYTKPRGKIPDYEAPVILKRNHSRVEDFCLRIHKSLLTQFKYALVWGKSAKHNPQKVGKDHFLADQDIVQIVKK; this comes from the exons ATGTCGATTTATCAGAAAATTGCTGATATTGAGGCTGAGATGGCCAGGACCCAGAAGAACAAAGCCACTAACTTTCACTTGGGTTTACTTAAGGCTAAACTTTCAAAACTCAGGGCTCAACTCATTGAAG GTGGAGGTAGTAAGGGTGGAGGTGCTGGTGAGGGGTTTGACGTTTCCAAGACCGGTGACGCTAGGGTTGGGCTGGTTGGATTTCCCTCAGTTGGGAAATCAACTTTGCTGAACAAGTTGACTGGTACCTTTTCTGAGGTTGCTGACTACGAATTTACAACCCTCACCTGTGTCCCTGGTGTGATTAAATATAAGGGATCAAAGATACAGTTACTAGATCTTCCCGGTATTATAGAGGGAGCTAAGGACGGAAAGGGTAGAGGTAAACAGGTGATAGCAGTTGCAAGAACCTGTACACTGATTTTGGTTGTTTTAGATGCCGCAAAGTCTATGCATCATAAAAAACTACTTGAAAAGGAAATGGAAGGTTTTGGAATTAGACTTAACAAATCACCTCCAAATATTACCTTCACAAGAAAAGATAAAG GAGGGGTATCAATAACACATACCGTACCTTTAACAAATATTGATGAGGAGATGATAAAATCGATTTGTCATGAGTATCGCATTAGTAACGCCTCGTTTGTAATTCGCTGTGATCCGACAGTTGATGACATAATTGATGTGATTGAGGGGAACCGGATCTACATTCCCTGCCTCTACGTTATGAACAAGATTGACCAGATTACAATACCAGAACTTGATATTCTCTCTCAAGTCCCTCACTACGTTCCAATTTCAGCACACCATGAG TGGAATTTGGACTCTCTTTTGGAGTCAATTTGGAAGTATTTGGACCTGATAAGGATATACACAAAGCCAAGAGGAAAAATTCCAGACTATGAAGCGCCAGTCATACTTAAGCGGAACCACTCAAGGGTCGAGGATTTCTGCCTCAGAATACATAAATCGCTCCTTACACAGTTCAAATACGCGCTGGTTTGGGGCAAATCAGCCAAACATAACCCTCAAAAGGTGGGAAAGGACCACTTTCTGGCCGATCAGGACATTGTACAAATTGTTAAGAAATAG
- a CDS encoding translation elongation factor G (EF-G), putative (Tap404f10.p1c.cand.136 - score = 78.21;~SMART pfam:GTP_EFTU (PF00009) at aa 97-395, E()=1.90e-82; pfam:GTP_EFTU_D2 (PF03144) at aa 445-523, E()=5.10e-21; pfam:EFG_C (PF00679) at aa 644-816, E()=1.70e-76;~Apicoplast targetting peptide predicted by the PlasmoAP tool;~Signal anchor predicted for TA21450 by SignalP 2.0 HMM (Signal peptide probability 0.158, signal anchor probability 0.765) with cleavage site probability 0.130 between residues 24 and 25), producing the protein MRKCRHKILFYVTLIYTCVNIVKSRNILNSSTHFPGNNVLTSGIPLNLTNYTKYRPGFINKTTVLKDSFKPFRKNDRIPQRLHSLPKDFEITEVKLDRYRNIGIMAHIDAGKTTTTERILYLTGVTYKLGEVHDGEAVMDYMPQERERGITITSAATTCYWRGGYRKIPLHRINIIDTPGHVDFTLEVERSLRVLDGGIVVFDGVAGVETQSETVWRQADKFKVLTECTIPRIAYVNKMDRIGSDFNKCLEEMKEKLGAFPIPLFTPVGNYTDFQGVIDIIRGKFYKFKNEKMSFEYEELEIPDDQMDEYKKYRDLLMETVAQQSDELLEKYISEEPLTESEVRSTLRSLTLSNTVIPVACGSSLRNKNIQGNFIFFKTNLGILDMVLDFLPSPCETNKLFLDSIKSDEKKESEEETGKNEQETETDVNKYVNFDTSDFTLPLACLVFKLSFDAQVGNQSFVRIYRGSIKAGDYVYNPRTKRSQRVQKILFMHSNERKQIKEAHAGDIVSLVGVKAITGDTLCCEKNPIVLESIDFPEPVISLSVDIVNAEDDVRIQPVLSRYAEEDPSFRVHRNSETGETLISGMGELHLDVMVDRIRREQNLELKTGDPQVAFKETFVKEVVSEGKFIKQTGGKGQYGHVNLQVVPLEQGSGVQFESKITCGAIPKEFIPYVEEGIRDEFNTGLFANYPVTDVLVILTNGSFHEVDSSEFAFKMASSRGIKEAARLSGMKLLEPIMKVSIICPTVNFGEIISDLSKRRGRITKTKEGYGTVKEIEAEAPLKEMTGYMTKLRKMSQGRGFYTMEMSHYSPVPKEIQDQIIASKRKE; encoded by the exons ATGCGAAAATGTCGCCACAAAATTTTGTTCTATGTAACCCTTATATACACATGTGttaatatagtaaaatcccgtaatattttaaattcttcTACACACTTTCCTGgaaataatgtattaacAAGTGGAATTCCACTCAATCTGACAAATTATACTAAATATAGACCAggatttattaataaaacaacTGTTTTGAAGGATTCTTTTAAGCCCTTTCGAAAGAATGATAGGATTCCCCAAAGATTACACTCCCTTCCTAAAGACTTCGAGATTACCGAAGTCAAACTCGATAGATATAGGAACATTG GTATCATGGCGCATATTGACGCCGGAAAGACTACGACAACCGAGAGAATACTATACTTAACTGGTGTAACATATAAATTAGGAGAAGTACATGACG GAGAGGCGGTGATGGATTATATGCCTCAAGAGAGAGAAAGAGGCATAACAATAACATCAGCAGCAACCACATGTTACTGGAGAGGAGGATATCGCAAAATTCCACTTCATCGCATTAACATAATTGACACGCCAGGACATGTTGATTTCACCCTTGaa GTTGAACGATCTTTGAGGGTCCTAGATGGAGGAATTGTAGTTTTTGACGGAGTTGCAGGAGTAGAAACACAGTCAGAAACAGTTTGGAGACAAGCTGATAAGTTTAAGGTATTAACTGAGTGTACT ATTCCAAGAATAGCATATGTAAATAAGATGGATAGAATAGGATCAGATTTCAATAAATGCCTTGAGGAGATGAAGGAAAAATTAGGAGCATTCCCAATTCCGTTATTCACCCCAGTTGGAAACTACACGGATTTTCAAGGAGTAATAGACATTATAAG GGGTAAATTTTACAAGTTCAAGAACGAGAAAATGAGCTTCGAGTACGAAGAACTGGAAATTCCAGACGATCAAATGGATGAATATAAGAAGTACAG AGACCTGCTAATGGAAACTGTGGCCCAGCAGTCAGACGAGCTTCTAGAAAAGTACATTTCTGAAG AACCCCTCACGGAAAGTGAAGTTAGGAGTACATTGAGATCACTTACACTCTCAAACACCGTGATTCCTGTGGCTTGCGGAAGCTCTTTAAGGAATAAGAATATTCAAGgcaattttatattttttaaaacaaatttaggCATTTTGGATATGGTGTTGGACTTTTTACCATCACCTTGCGAAACCAATAAACTGTTTCTAGACTCTATTAAATCTGATGAAAAAAAGGAATCTGAAGAAGAAACTGGAAAAAATGAACAAGAAACTGAAACTGATGTTAACA AATATGTTAACTTTGACACAAGTGACTTCACACTACCACTAGCATGTCTAGTATTTAAG TTGTCATTTGATGCACAAGTTGGAAACCAGTCATTTGTTAGGATATATCGAGGTTCTATAAAAGCCGGCGACTACGTGTATAATCCGAGAACAAAGAGGAGTCAAAGGGTTCAAAAAATACTCTTCATGCACTCAAATGAAAGGAAACAAATCAAGGAAGCACATGCCGGTGATATCGTCTCTCTG gtGGGAGTGAAGGCGATAACGGGTGACACGCTTTGCTGTGAGAAAAATCCGATAGTCTTAGAGTCAATTGACTTTCCAGAGCCCGTGATAAGCCTTTCAGTTGACATTGTAAACGCAGAAGATGATGTTAGAATTCAGCCGGTGTTGTCGAGATATGCAGAAGAGGATCCATCGTTTCGAGTCCATAGA AATTCCGAGACTGGAGAAACTCTTATCAGTGGGATGGGAGAATTACACCTGGACGTCATGGTGGACAGAATAAGGAGGGAGCAAAATTTGGAACTGAAAACTGGAGACCCTCAAGTGGCTTTTAAAGAAACATTTGTTAAAGAAGTCGTTTCAGAGGGAAA GTTTATCAAGCAAACTGGTGGAAAAGGTCAGTACGGTCATGTAAATTTGCAAGTTGTACCTTTGGAGCAGGGAAGTGGAGTTCAGTTTGAGAGCAAGATAACGTGTGGTGCAATACCGAAGGAGTTCATACCATACGTTGAGGAGGGGATAAGAGATGAGTTTAACACGGGTTTATTTGCAAATTACCCTGTCACAGATGTGCTGGTAATTCTGACCAACGGCTCATTTCACGAAGTCGACAGCTCAGAATTCGCCTTTAAAATGGCCTCATCAAGAGGAATAAAGGAAGCCGCAAGGTTGTCTGGGATGAAGCTCCTGGAGCCTATAATGAAAGTTAGCATTATTTGTCCAACTGTAAACTTCGGAGAAATTATTTCCGACCTTTCAAAAAGGAGAGGTAGAATAACTAAAACTAAAGAAGGGTACGGAACAGTTAAGGAAATTGAAGCCGAGGCTCCTCTCAAGGAAATGACGGGGTACATGACAAAACTAAGGAAAATGAGTCAGGGGAGAGGCTTCTATACCATGGAAATGTCACACTACAGCCCCGTTCCAAAGGAAATTCAGGACCAAATTATAGCATCCAAACGTAAAGAATAA